The nucleotide sequence TCGCCGACACCGACAACGGGCAGCCGATCGAGGAGCACAACGGCCAGGCCGTGATCGACTACACCTCGGGCTCCACGCTCGCCATCGCACCGTTCTCGGTGAGCCAGTGGGTGGCGCAGGCGAACGGCGTCGGCACCGTCACCGACCGCCGCCACGGCGTCGTCCTCGCATCGCTCGGCCGGTCGGCCACCGGCCAGACGCCGGCCACCACCGGCAGCGGCACGTCTTACGCGACGAATCCCGGCTACGCCGGCTTCGTCCGCGACGTGTACAACATCGTGCCGTCGAGCCTGGCCGACGACCCGTCCAGCCAGATCGCCAAGACCTTCGTCGGCCCCAACTCGCTCGTCTGCAAGCAGACCGCGACCATCGAGGCCTACGGATTCCTGCCGGAGCCCGCCACGAGCGCCGCCACCACGTGCGGCTACTCCCAGCTGCGCGCGTTCACGGCCTCGACCTCGAGCACCGCGCTGACCATCGCCGCGTCCGCGACCATCGGCACCGCGATCAACGCCACCGCCACCGTCACCTCCTTCGGCAACGGCGGAGGCAAGGTGTACTTCTACCAGGGCCAGAACGTCGTCGGCTCCGGAGTCGTCGCCTCCGGTGCGACCACGGTCACGGCTCCCGTCACTCTCACGGGCACGGGCTCCGCGCAGGTCACCGCGCAGTTCGTCCCGGCCCTCGCCGGCGTCGGCGCGAGCGTCAGCTCGCCGTCGACCGTCGCGGTGAACGCCGCCCAGACCGTGTCGAGCACCAGCGTCAAGCCCGGATCGTTCGTCATCGGCAAGTCGTCGCCCTCAACCATCACGGTGGCGAACGGCGACCCGGCCGGCGGCACCGTCACGCTGAAGAGCGGCAACACCGTCCTCGGCACCGCGAAGCTCGCCGCCGGTGCGACCTCGGCCGTCATCTCGACGTACCCGCACGCGCTCACCTACGGCCTCGTCGCCAGCTACGTCCCGGCCACGTCGGCCTCGACGAAGTCGAACAGCGCGCTCGTCAGCGTGAAGGTCGCGAAGGGCTCGCCGAGCTTCAGCACCAGCACGCCCAAGACCGTGTCGCGCAAGGCTCACGCCGTGTTCAGCGTCGCCGTCGCCGGCCTCGGCACCACGCCGACCGGCACCGTCACCGTCAAGGAGGGCAGCAAGGTCCTGGTCTCCAAGAAGGGCCTGAACAACGGCAAGGCGCTGATCAGCGTCCCGCTGCTGGCTGACGGCACCCACAAGCTGACCGTGATCTACAGCGGCAGCACCCTTTGGAACACCGCCACCCGCACGGTGACCGTGAAGGTCGTCCACTAGGCCGACCCGGATGGGTCGCCCGGCCGGCATCCGCCGTGCCGGGCGACCCGCCCACCTCCTTCTTCCCCGTCCGTCCTCCCACGATTGCCGCCGATGACGAGTTCCCCCCTCACCGCCTCCTCAGGCTGGTCGCGAGACACCGCGAGTCCCGCCGCCCGGGCCCTTCCCGTGCTCGGCGAGCCCGACCGCTGGCGCTTCGGCGGCTCCGCTGTGATCGTGGTCGGACTGCTCCTCCTCGGCTTCGCCGTCCAGTTCATCGGCGTCTCGCAGATCAGCTACCTCCGCGACCAGCAGCTCGAGCTCGACTCGTTCCGCTACCAGCTCGCGAACGCGACCGCACCCGTCGGGCAGACGGGTCAGGACGGCCGCCTCGTCGACCCCGGGACACCGGTCGCGATCCTGCGAGCACCCAGCATCGGCCTGAACGCTGTCGTCCTCGAGGGAACGACCTCCGACATCACGCGCTCGGGCCCCGGGCACCGCCGCGACACCCCGCTGCCCGGGCAGGCCGGCGCGAGCGTCGTCTACGGGCGGCAGACCGGCTACGGCGGGCCCTTCGGCCAGATCGGCCGGCTGCACGTCGGCGACGTCCTCACCACCGTCACCGGACAGGGCCGGGCCCGCTACGTCGTCACCGACATCCGCTACCCGGGCGACCGCGTGCCCCAACCCCTGGCGGCAGGAGCAGGGAGACTCACTCTCGTCTCCGGCGCCGGCCTGCCCTACCTCCCCGACACCGTGGTCCGTGTCGACGCGAAACTCGTGACGAAAGCCGCCGTGACCCCCCAGCCCGTCTTCAGCTACGCCGCGCTTTCCCCGCAGGAGCTGACCATGGCGGGCGACGGAGACGTCTGGCCGTTCGTCGTGCTCGGCCTCATCGCTCTCGCCGGCATGGTCGCCCTCTTCGCCGTGGGCATGCGCCTCTGGGGGCGCCGGCAGACCCTCGTGGTCGCCGTGCCCGTCGTGCTCGCGGTCGGGCTGTTCGCCGCCGGCCAGCTCACCGTCCTGCTCCCGAACCTGATGTGAACCGAAAGACACCATGACCGACACAGACTCCCTCGCCTCCGAGTTCGACGCCTGGTTCGACCAGGCCACCGCCGTCGACACTCTCGACGATCCTGCGCCCGCCACTCTCGACGCCCGCGCCGTCTCGGCCTGGTTCGGCGACCACAAGGTTCTCGACCGAGTGTCGCTGACGATGCCCGCCGGGCAGGTCACCGCGCTCATCGGGCCGTCCGGATGCGGCAAGAGCACCTTCCTGCGCACCCTCAACCGCATGCACGAGCTCGTCCCCAAGGCGTCGCTCGCCGGCGAGGTGCTGCTCGACGACGTCGACATCTACGACGCCTCACGCCGCATCACGGACGCTCGGCGTCAGATCGGCATGGTGTTCCAGAAGCCCAATCCGTTCCCCGCCATGAGCATCCAGGACAACGTGCTCGCCGGGCTCGGGCTCACCGGCCGGAAACTCGACCGGGCCTCCCGGACCGACCTCGTCGAGGAGACCCTCACCAAGGCCGGCCTCTGGACCGAGGTGAAAGACCGCCTGCGCCAGGCCGGTGGCGGCCTCTCCGGCGGCCAGCAGCAGCGCCTCTGCATCGCGAGATCGCTCGCCGTGCGGCCCCGCGTGCTCCTGATGGACGAGCCCTGCTCCGCCCTCGACCCCACCTCCACCCGCCGCATCGAGCAGACCATCACCGAGCTCGCCAACGACGTCACCATCGTCATCGTCACCCACAACATGCAGCAGGCCCAGCGCGTCTCCGACCGGTGCGCCTTCTTCCTCGCGGAAGCCGGCACCCCCGGAGCAATCGTCGAACACGGCCCCACGCAGGACATGTTCGAGAACCCGCAGGATCCCCGGACCTCCGACTACGTCAACGGACGATTCGGGTAGCCCGACCACCAGACCCGGGGCCGTGACGGTGCAGATGCGGCCTCGTGGATCGGCCCCGCGGCGACTTTCGGAGCGCCACGCGCAGCCCGGGGCCGATCCGAATCACACCCGGTCGGGTGGTCACCGAGCACCCCCGCGATCAGGTACAGTATTTGACTGTGCCCGCGGCTCCCGAGCCGCGAACACGCCGCCTTAGCTCAGTCGGTAGAGCGATTCACTCGTAATGAATAGGTCATCAGTTCGATTCTGATAGGCGGCTCACGATCGGGGTGCGTCTGCGCTCCGCCTCCTTCGTCGGCTCCGCGCCGGACTCCCGCGTTGTGCTCGTGCCGCGAGCGGCTTCGCCGCCGCGGGCGGCCGGAGGCCGCGATCAGGTCAGTGCTCGTCTGGCGCCTCTCGGCGCGTGCCACTTCGCTGCGCTCATGGCGGGGGCGCGAGCGGCTCCGCCGCCGCGGCGGAATCCCCTCCTCCCGGTCATCGATGCGACCGACAAGCGGTGTGCCCGGGGAGGAAGTGGCCTTCCTTCATCCTCCCGGACGTCTCCTGCGCCTGACGTTTCCTCCCGAAGACCCGTCGCGCGGCCCGATCTCCTCCCGTGCCGCCGCGGCGCGAGACAGGGGTGTGCCAGGCTGGGGGAGTGGAACACTCGCGCATCGTCGTCGTCGGCTCGGCGAACCAGGACTACCTCGTGAGGGTCCCGCGCACCCCGCGACCCGGCGAGACGACGCTCGCCACGGGCATGACCAAGCAGCCCGGCGGCAAGGGCGCCAACCAGGCCGTCGCGGCAGCGCGACTCGGGGGCGACGTGCATTTCGTCGGCGCGGTCGGGCGTGACGACGACGGCGCCGTGATCCTGCGCGGCCTCGCCACCGACGGCGTGTCGGTCGACGACGTGCAGATCGTCGACGCGCACCCCACCGGCCTCGCCCTCATCTCGGTCGACGCCGACGGAGAGAACAGCATCACCGTCGTCTCGGGCGCGAACGCCACGGTCACGGCCGAGCGCGCCTCGGGCGTCGTCAGCCGACTCGCCGGGCCCGGCGCGATCGTCGTCGTGCAGGCCGAGCTCCCGGCGCCCGTCATCGAGGCCACGGTGCACGCGGCCCAGGGTGCAGGAGCCCGCGTCATCGTCAACCTCGCCCCCTACCTCCCGCTCGCCCCCGCCGCCCTGGCACTCGCCGACCCGCTGGTCGTCAACGAGACCGAGGCCGGCCAGCTCCTCGGATCCGACGTGTCCGATGTCGACGCGGCCCTGGCCGCGATGCCGCGCCTGCTCGAGCACGCCCGGTCGGCGGTCGTCACGCTCGGCGGCGCCGGTGCGGTCTGGGCGTCGCGCGAGGGCGACGGCGCGGGCGCAGGGGCCCACGTCCCGGCTCCGCAGGTGGCCGACGTGGTCGACACGACCGGCGCCGGCGACGCGTTCGTCGGCGCCGTGGCCTTCGCGCTCTCCCGCGGCGACGACCTCGGGAAGGCCGTCGCCCTCGGCGTCCGCGCCGGCAGCTTCGCGATCGGCGGCGTCGGTGCGCAGCGGTCGTACGCGCGGGCGGCCGACCTCGACGTGTGACCTCGCCGGGTGCGGGTGTCGGATCCTGCGCCGGATAGTCGTTCACGCCGCCTGCGCGAGATAGGCCACTCGTTCTGGGGTCGCCGAGTTCTCCACAGATGCCGCTTCCGGCATGGAATCGAGCCGACCCTTTCGTAGGATGGTCGCGATGACTTCCGACGACTCCTCCTCGGCCGGCGGCTTCGGCCGCGTCGGCGCGTGGGTGCGCACGCACAAGAGCACCTCGCTGATCCTCGCGGGCGCAGTGGCCGTCGTCCTCTTCGGCGGCGGGGCGCTCGCGGCGGGTGCGGCGACCGCTCCGTCCTCGTCGACCGCGGGCGGGCCCCAGGGTGCAGGAGGAGGCGGGGCGTCTTCCGCCCCCTCGCCGACCGCCAGCAAGACCCCGGCCGCCCCCGCCCGGCCCGTGCCGACGACCCTCCCCGGTGCGACGACCCTGCGCACCTGCTCGGTCGACAGCCAGGCCGCCGCCGCGGGGCTCGGCACCTTCCAGGGCACCGTCGTCAACTCGTCCACGGGCCAGACGCTCTTCGACCGCAACGGCTCGACCCCGGTGGCGACCGCGAGCGTCATGAAGACGCTGACGGCCTCGGTCGCCCTCGCGGTCCTTGGCCCCGACTACCGGTTCACCACCACGGTCAACGGCTCGGGCGCCGGCGGCACCATCTCGCTGATCGGCGGCGGCGACGCGACATTGAGCGCGACGCCCGTCGGCTCCGAGAGCTACTACAAGGGCGCCCCGAAGCTCGCGACGCTCGCCGCCGACGTCAAGGCCAAACTCGGCAGCAACGCGATCACCACGATCGACCTCGACTCGACGTACTGGAACAACGCCGACGCGTACGACTCCACCTGGCCCGTCACCGAGCGCACCATCGGCTACCAGCCCGAGGTCGTCCCGCTCATGGTCGACGGCGACCGCGCCGACCCCACGCAGCAGACCAGCCCGCGCAGCACCGACCCGGTCATGCGCGCAGGCCAGGCCTTCCAGCAGGCCCTCGTGGCCGCGGGCGTGAACGGCGCCTCGACGGCGAAGCTCGTCCAGGCGAAGAACACCTCGCACAACACCCTGGCGAAGGTGCAGTCGCAGCCGATCTCGACCCTCATCGGGCAGATGATCCCGAACAGCGACAACACGCTCGCCGAGATGATGGCACGCGTGTCGTCCAAGGTGTCGGGTGCCGACGGCTCGGCCGCGTCGCTCACCGACGTCTACAAGAAGGTGCTCAACAAGACCTACGGTCTCGACACGTCGAAGCTCACGATCATCGACGGCTCCGGCGAGAGCTACAAAGACGGCGTGCCGTCCTCCTTCGAGGCGGCGCTGATGACCCTGGTGCTCGGGCGCAACGCCAACCTCGGCATCCTGTACGACGCCCTGCCCATCTCGGGTCAGACGGGCACGCTCGCCACCCGCTTCACCGGTGCCAACGCGATCGCGCGCGGACAGGTCCACGCCAAGACCGGGTCGATCGCCACCGCCTACACGCTCGCGGGTGTCATCGACGCCAAGGACGGCACGAAGCTCACCTTCGCCTTCTTCGCCGAGGGCAACCTCAACGCCGCCACGTCGATGCAGGCGCTCGACACGCTGACGACGGCGGTCTACTCGTGCGGGGCGAACCTCTCCAACAACTGAGCCGCCTGCGGGTGGTGCGGTGTCGCCGGCCCGCGCTTCGCTCCTCCGGCCCGGCGCTGGCAGAATCGGATCATGACTCGCGCGCTTCTCATCGTCGACGTCCAGAACGACTTCACCGAGGGGGGCGCGCTCGGCGTCGAGGGCGGTGCGAAGGTCGCCGCCGGCATCACATCGCTGCTCCAGGCGAATCCCGGTCGCTACGACCTCGT is from Frondihabitans australicus and encodes:
- a CDS encoding Ig-like domain-containing protein, with the protein product MKVTTFCKFGVTIGAAALIVGAFAVPAAQADPTPAGSFGTLVGLGSDTTQDVMNGVATAIGGGQIASYDATNAGPSVVTRSGGIAIPRVSGSGAGRDELLVSIGQLANKSGVALADGTSTTVDSSVVGQLDFARSSGGPATNVQAADGVVAYIPFAQDAVDVAFAPGSPLAKIPFYIGTGKEDKTEPTLWNVYRGDVAYAYFNADGSYNSVGSSATGPDGTTVYKIQPLLPKYGSGTRSYFLGQLGLTDASGFTTTNPYVADTDNGQPIEEHNGQAVIDYTSGSTLAIAPFSVSQWVAQANGVGTVTDRRHGVVLASLGRSATGQTPATTGSGTSYATNPGYAGFVRDVYNIVPSSLADDPSSQIAKTFVGPNSLVCKQTATIEAYGFLPEPATSAATTCGYSQLRAFTASTSSTALTIAASATIGTAINATATVTSFGNGGGKVYFYQGQNVVGSGVVASGATTVTAPVTLTGTGSAQVTAQFVPALAGVGASVSSPSTVAVNAAQTVSSTSVKPGSFVIGKSSPSTITVANGDPAGGTVTLKSGNTVLGTAKLAAGATSAVISTYPHALTYGLVASYVPATSASTKSNSALVSVKVAKGSPSFSTSTPKTVSRKAHAVFSVAVAGLGTTPTGTVTVKEGSKVLVSKKGLNNGKALISVPLLADGTHKLTVIYSGSTLWNTATRTVTVKVVH
- a CDS encoding sortase — its product is MTSSPLTASSGWSRDTASPAARALPVLGEPDRWRFGGSAVIVVGLLLLGFAVQFIGVSQISYLRDQQLELDSFRYQLANATAPVGQTGQDGRLVDPGTPVAILRAPSIGLNAVVLEGTTSDITRSGPGHRRDTPLPGQAGASVVYGRQTGYGGPFGQIGRLHVGDVLTTVTGQGRARYVVTDIRYPGDRVPQPLAAGAGRLTLVSGAGLPYLPDTVVRVDAKLVTKAAVTPQPVFSYAALSPQELTMAGDGDVWPFVVLGLIALAGMVALFAVGMRLWGRRQTLVVAVPVVLAVGLFAAGQLTVLLPNLM
- a CDS encoding phosphate ABC transporter ATP-binding protein; amino-acid sequence: MTDTDSLASEFDAWFDQATAVDTLDDPAPATLDARAVSAWFGDHKVLDRVSLTMPAGQVTALIGPSGCGKSTFLRTLNRMHELVPKASLAGEVLLDDVDIYDASRRITDARRQIGMVFQKPNPFPAMSIQDNVLAGLGLTGRKLDRASRTDLVEETLTKAGLWTEVKDRLRQAGGGLSGGQQQRLCIARSLAVRPRVLLMDEPCSALDPTSTRRIEQTITELANDVTIVIVTHNMQQAQRVSDRCAFFLAEAGTPGAIVEHGPTQDMFENPQDPRTSDYVNGRFG
- a CDS encoding ribokinase, whose protein sequence is MEHSRIVVVGSANQDYLVRVPRTPRPGETTLATGMTKQPGGKGANQAVAAARLGGDVHFVGAVGRDDDGAVILRGLATDGVSVDDVQIVDAHPTGLALISVDADGENSITVVSGANATVTAERASGVVSRLAGPGAIVVVQAELPAPVIEATVHAAQGAGARVIVNLAPYLPLAPAALALADPLVVNETEAGQLLGSDVSDVDAALAAMPRLLEHARSAVVTLGGAGAVWASREGDGAGAGAHVPAPQVADVVDTTGAGDAFVGAVAFALSRGDDLGKAVALGVRAGSFAIGGVGAQRSYARAADLDV
- the dacB gene encoding D-alanyl-D-alanine carboxypeptidase/D-alanyl-D-alanine endopeptidase, yielding MTSDDSSSAGGFGRVGAWVRTHKSTSLILAGAVAVVLFGGGALAAGAATAPSSSTAGGPQGAGGGGASSAPSPTASKTPAAPARPVPTTLPGATTLRTCSVDSQAAAAGLGTFQGTVVNSSTGQTLFDRNGSTPVATASVMKTLTASVALAVLGPDYRFTTTVNGSGAGGTISLIGGGDATLSATPVGSESYYKGAPKLATLAADVKAKLGSNAITTIDLDSTYWNNADAYDSTWPVTERTIGYQPEVVPLMVDGDRADPTQQTSPRSTDPVMRAGQAFQQALVAAGVNGASTAKLVQAKNTSHNTLAKVQSQPISTLIGQMIPNSDNTLAEMMARVSSKVSGADGSAASLTDVYKKVLNKTYGLDTSKLTIIDGSGESYKDGVPSSFEAALMTLVLGRNANLGILYDALPISGQTGTLATRFTGANAIARGQVHAKTGSIATAYTLAGVIDAKDGTKLTFAFFAEGNLNAATSMQALDTLTTAVYSCGANLSNN